The following are encoded in a window of Sinorhizobium sojae CCBAU 05684 genomic DNA:
- the ccoG gene encoding cytochrome c oxidase accessory protein CcoG: MQPQSVNQSRSVELFEAEPVNAARVRKPLYEKRRKIFPKRAEGSFRRFKWLVMLVTLSIYYLTPWIRWDRGAHAPDQAVLVDLAARRFYFFFIEIWPQEFFFVAGLLVMAGFGLFLVTSAVGRAWCGYACPQTVWVDLFLVVERFIEGDRNARMRLDAGPWTLDKIRKRVAKHSIWLVIGLATGGAWIFYFADAPSLLKSFVALEAPPVAYFTVGTLTFTTYVFGGLMREQVCTYMCPWPRIQAAMLDENSLVVTYNDWRGEPRSRHAKKAVAAGQVVGDCVDCNACVAVCPMGIDIRDGQQLECITCALCIDACDGVMDKLGRERGLISYATLSDYAANMALATGNGTTAIDPTRVRDANGAFVDKVRHFDWHIVFRPRVLIYFGVWTLVGIAMLYALVSRDRLELNVLHDRNPQFVVESDGSVRNGYMVKLLNMIPEQRNITLSIDGMASAQMRIAGQSPGDGRSFTIAVDPDKVTPLKVFVTLPKNRLDEAEDGFSLVVEDPSSNERDTYQANFNQPGTER, from the coding sequence ATGCAGCCTCAATCGGTCAATCAATCCCGGTCCGTAGAACTCTTCGAGGCCGAGCCGGTCAATGCGGCGCGCGTGCGAAAGCCGCTTTACGAAAAGCGCCGCAAGATTTTCCCGAAGCGGGCCGAAGGCAGTTTCCGCCGGTTCAAGTGGCTGGTGATGCTTGTGACGCTCAGCATCTACTATCTGACGCCGTGGATCCGCTGGGACCGGGGCGCGCATGCGCCGGACCAGGCGGTCCTGGTCGATCTTGCCGCCCGCCGCTTCTACTTCTTCTTCATCGAAATCTGGCCGCAGGAGTTCTTCTTCGTCGCCGGCCTTCTGGTGATGGCCGGCTTCGGCCTCTTCCTCGTGACCTCCGCCGTTGGTCGCGCCTGGTGCGGTTACGCCTGTCCGCAGACCGTCTGGGTCGATCTGTTCCTGGTTGTCGAGCGCTTCATCGAAGGCGACCGCAACGCCCGCATGCGTCTCGATGCCGGACCCTGGACGCTCGACAAGATCCGCAAGCGCGTCGCCAAGCATTCGATATGGCTGGTAATCGGCCTTGCGACCGGCGGCGCCTGGATCTTCTATTTCGCCGACGCGCCGTCCCTGCTCAAGAGCTTCGTCGCGCTCGAGGCGCCGCCCGTCGCCTATTTCACCGTCGGCACCCTGACCTTCACGACCTATGTCTTCGGCGGTTTGATGCGCGAGCAGGTCTGCACCTATATGTGCCCCTGGCCGCGCATCCAGGCGGCAATGCTGGACGAGAACTCGCTCGTCGTGACCTATAACGACTGGCGCGGCGAGCCGCGCTCGCGCCACGCAAAGAAGGCCGTGGCGGCCGGTCAGGTGGTCGGCGATTGCGTCGACTGCAATGCCTGCGTCGCCGTCTGTCCGATGGGCATCGATATTCGCGACGGCCAGCAGCTCGAATGCATCACCTGCGCGCTCTGCATCGACGCCTGCGACGGCGTCATGGACAAACTCGGCCGCGAACGGGGACTGATCTCCTATGCGACGCTCAGCGACTACGCGGCCAATATGGCGCTCGCCACCGGTAACGGCACGACGGCCATCGACCCGACTCGCGTGCGCGATGCAAACGGCGCCTTCGTCGACAAGGTCAGGCACTTCGACTGGCATATCGTCTTCCGGCCGCGCGTCCTCATCTATTTCGGCGTCTGGACCCTGGTCGGCATCGCCATGCTCTACGCGCTGGTGTCGCGCGATCGGCTCGAACTCAATGTGCTGCACGACCGCAACCCGCAATTCGTCGTCGAGTCCGATGGCTCGGTGCGCAACGGCTACATGGTCAAGCTGCTGAACATGATCCCGGAGCAGCGCAACATCACGCTTTCGATCGACGGCATGGCGTCGGCGCAGATGCGCATTGCCGGTCAATCCCCAGGGGACGGCCGCAGCTTCACCATTGCCGTCGATCCGGACAAGGTCACGCCGCTCAAGGTCTTCGTCACCCTGCCGAAAAACAGACTTGACGAGGCGGAGGACGGCTTCTCGCTGGTCGTCGAGGACCCTTCGAGCAACGAGCGCGACACTTACCAGGCAAACTTCAACCAGCCGGGAACCGAACGATGA
- the ccoO gene encoding cytochrome-c oxidase, cbb3-type subunit II, translated as MSILDKHAILERNATLLLVGSLLVVSVGGIVEIAPLFYLENTIEKVEGMRPYSPLELAGRDIYVREGCYVCHSQMIRPFRDEVERYGHYSLAAESMYDHPFQWGSKRTGPDLARVGDRYSNEWHVQHMIEPRSVVPESVMPSYAFLKETPLDVKNVAMSLKANRAVGVPYTDEMIAHALDDLEAQADPDADTSGVEARYPKAKLGDFDGDPQKLTEMDALVAYLQMLGTLVDFSTYDDTTGYR; from the coding sequence ATGTCCATTCTCGATAAACACGCCATCCTCGAACGCAATGCCACGCTACTGCTCGTCGGCTCCCTGCTCGTCGTCTCCGTCGGCGGCATCGTGGAAATCGCGCCGCTCTTCTATCTCGAGAACACGATCGAGAAAGTGGAGGGCATGCGGCCCTATTCGCCGCTGGAGCTCGCCGGGCGCGACATCTACGTCCGCGAGGGCTGCTATGTCTGCCACAGCCAAATGATCCGGCCGTTCCGCGACGAGGTGGAGCGCTACGGCCATTATTCGCTGGCGGCGGAGTCCATGTACGACCATCCGTTCCAGTGGGGCTCCAAGCGGACGGGGCCGGACCTCGCCCGGGTCGGCGATCGCTATTCCAACGAATGGCACGTCCAGCACATGATCGAGCCGCGCTCCGTCGTGCCGGAATCGGTGATGCCGAGCTACGCCTTCCTCAAGGAGACGCCGCTCGACGTGAAGAATGTCGCCATGAGCCTCAAGGCCAACAGGGCGGTCGGGGTTCCCTATACGGACGAGATGATCGCCCACGCGCTCGACGACCTCGAGGCACAGGCCGATCCCGATGCCGACACCTCCGGCGTCGAGGCGCGCTACCCGAAGGCCAAGCTCGGGGACTTCGACGGCGACCCGCAGAAGTTGACGGAGATGGACGCGCTCGTCGCCTATCTGCAGATGCTCGGCACGCTCGTCGACTTCTCAACCTATGACGACACCACCGGCTATCGCTAA
- a CDS encoding polyketide cyclase, translating to MPPMPARIVHISIARDWREVYAFMAEREKMPLWASGLSSGLTRDGEDWIAPGPLGNARVRFVAKNDYGVVDHLVTFEDGRQVQNALRVVPNGDGAEVMFTLLRQPGMSDAQFADDAAWVEKDLATLKSILESDKD from the coding sequence ATGCCCCCGATGCCCGCCAGAATCGTCCACATCTCGATCGCGCGCGATTGGCGCGAGGTCTATGCCTTCATGGCGGAGCGCGAGAAGATGCCGCTTTGGGCCTCCGGCCTCTCCTCCGGGCTGACGCGCGACGGCGAGGATTGGATCGCGCCCGGGCCGCTCGGCAATGCCCGCGTACGTTTCGTGGCCAAGAATGATTACGGCGTCGTCGATCACCTGGTCACCTTCGAAGACGGCCGGCAGGTGCAAAACGCCCTGCGTGTCGTGCCGAACGGCGACGGCGCCGAGGTGATGTTCACCCTGCTCAGGCAACCGGGGATGAGCGATGCGCAATTTGCCGACGACGCGGCGTGGGTGGAAAAAGATCTCGCCACGCTTAAATCCATCCTGGAATCCGACAAGGACTGA
- a CDS encoding class I SAM-dependent methyltransferase: MEHTHHGTIDSAKLNALVARAIEDLSAGYGGVMISLGNRLGLYKEMAGAGPLSARELAKRSGCAERYVREWLNSQVAGGYVAYHAVSNTYELTPEQALVLADTNSPTFIPNAWAVPASMWADEDKAVEAFRTGKGIPWGDHDGRLSCGVASFYRNAYKASLVSEWLPALDGIVDKLKAGALVADTGCGHGHSTVLMAEAFPASEFRGFDSHQESLVEARKAAAEACVSEQVTFAAARADSYPGEDYDLICFFDALHDMGDPVAAARHAAQALAPDGTVMLVEPFANDRVEDNISPVGRLYYAASTTICCAHAISDGGRLVLGAQAGAARLADVFRKAGFTRFRRAFETPFNLVLEARL; this comes from the coding sequence ATGGAACACACCCACCACGGCACAATCGATTCTGCGAAACTCAACGCGCTGGTCGCACGGGCGATCGAGGACTTATCAGCCGGCTACGGCGGCGTCATGATCAGCCTTGGTAACCGGCTCGGCCTGTACAAGGAAATGGCCGGGGCCGGCCCGCTCAGCGCACGCGAACTGGCCAAGCGCAGCGGATGCGCTGAACGCTACGTCCGCGAATGGCTCAATTCGCAGGTTGCCGGCGGTTACGTCGCCTACCACGCCGTCAGCAATACCTACGAGCTGACGCCGGAGCAGGCCCTCGTGCTTGCCGACACCAACAGCCCCACCTTCATTCCCAACGCCTGGGCCGTACCCGCCTCGATGTGGGCCGATGAGGACAAGGCCGTGGAGGCGTTCCGCACAGGTAAAGGTATTCCCTGGGGCGACCACGACGGACGGCTCTCCTGCGGAGTCGCCTCGTTCTACCGCAACGCCTACAAGGCGAGCCTCGTCTCCGAATGGCTGCCTGCTCTCGACGGTATCGTCGACAAGCTCAAAGCCGGTGCCCTTGTCGCCGATACCGGGTGCGGTCATGGCCATTCGACAGTGCTTATGGCAGAGGCCTTCCCGGCATCCGAGTTCCGCGGCTTCGACTCGCACCAGGAGTCGCTGGTTGAGGCCCGGAAAGCCGCGGCCGAAGCGTGCGTTTCCGAGCAGGTTACCTTCGCGGCCGCGCGAGCCGATAGCTATCCCGGTGAGGATTACGACCTGATCTGCTTTTTCGATGCGCTCCACGACATGGGCGATCCGGTCGCGGCAGCGCGTCATGCCGCCCAGGCACTCGCACCGGACGGCACGGTGATGTTGGTGGAGCCCTTCGCCAACGATCGGGTCGAGGACAACATCTCCCCGGTGGGGAGATTGTACTACGCGGCCTCGACCACGATCTGCTGCGCCCATGCGATCTCGGATGGTGGCCGCCTGGTGCTTGGCGCGCAGGCCGGCGCGGCGCGGCTGGCCGACGTCTTCCGCAAAGCCGGCTTTACCCGCTTCCGCCGCGCTTTCGAGACGCCATTCAATCTCGTTCTCGAAGCGAGGCTCTGA
- the ccoP gene encoding cytochrome-c oxidase, cbb3-type subunit III, which yields MADKHIDEISGVETTGHEWDGIRELNNPMPRWWVYTFYATILWGIGYAIAYPSWPLLTEATKGVLGYSSRAEVSAELAAARAAQAGNMERIASRTVEEIIADPQLQQFAIAAGASAFKVNCAQCHGSGAAGAEGFPNLNDDDWLWGGDPEALYQTIAHGVRHAGDDETRISEMPSFTDMLTQDELRQTAAYVVSLTSAPSDAALVEPGKQLFADNCASCHGVDATGSREFGAPNLADAIWLKGSGEQAIIEQMKAPKHGVMPAWLPRIGDSTVKQLAVFVHSLGGGE from the coding sequence ATGGCGGACAAACATATCGACGAGATCAGCGGAGTCGAAACCACCGGACATGAGTGGGACGGCATCCGCGAGCTCAACAACCCGATGCCGCGCTGGTGGGTCTACACCTTCTACGCGACCATCCTCTGGGGCATCGGTTACGCGATCGCCTATCCCTCCTGGCCGTTGCTGACCGAGGCCACCAAGGGGGTGCTCGGTTACTCCAGCCGCGCCGAAGTCAGCGCGGAACTCGCCGCGGCGAGGGCGGCCCAGGCCGGCAATATGGAACGCATCGCTTCAAGGACGGTCGAAGAGATCATCGCCGATCCGCAACTGCAGCAATTCGCGATTGCGGCCGGTGCTTCGGCCTTCAAGGTGAACTGCGCGCAATGCCATGGATCGGGTGCGGCCGGTGCCGAGGGCTTCCCGAACCTGAACGACGATGATTGGCTCTGGGGCGGTGACCCTGAGGCGCTCTACCAGACGATCGCCCACGGCGTCCGCCATGCCGGCGATGACGAGACGCGCATCTCGGAGATGCCGTCCTTCACCGACATGCTGACGCAGGATGAACTGCGGCAGACCGCCGCCTATGTCGTAAGCCTCACCAGCGCGCCGTCCGATGCGGCTCTGGTGGAGCCCGGAAAGCAGCTCTTTGCGGATAATTGCGCCTCGTGCCACGGGGTGGATGCAACCGGCAGCCGTGAATTCGGGGCGCCGAACCTCGCCGATGCGATCTGGCTGAAGGGGAGCGGCGAGCAGGCGATCATCGAACAGATGAAGGCACCGAAGCACGGGGTGATGCCCGCCTGGCTGCCGCGCATTGGCGACTCTACCGTCAAGCAGCTCGCGGTTTTCGTCCATTCGCTGGGTGGCGGCGAGTAG
- a CDS encoding class I SAM-dependent methyltransferase produces MGIYRDVILPKLCDLSMRNERLHPYRERVIGAAEGRVLEIGSGSGLNLPFYRPVAQEVLALEPDPTLLTMARRVPYSGLSVDFIEASAEAIPFEDKSVDTVVTTWTLCTIPGAATALAEMRRVLRPQGKLLFVEHGLSPDRGVRWWQDSLTPVWRRISGGCHLNRPIQSLIEDAGFRIDRIETGYMRGPKPLTFMYEGSARPN; encoded by the coding sequence ATGGGAATATACAGAGATGTGATCCTGCCGAAGTTGTGCGATCTGTCCATGCGCAACGAGCGCCTGCATCCCTATCGCGAGCGCGTGATCGGAGCGGCGGAGGGCCGCGTTCTGGAGATAGGCAGCGGCTCGGGCCTGAATCTGCCCTTTTACCGTCCGGTCGCCCAGGAAGTTCTGGCGCTGGAGCCTGACCCAACCCTGCTCACCATGGCCCGTCGCGTGCCGTATTCTGGACTGTCGGTCGATTTCATCGAAGCTTCTGCGGAAGCCATTCCGTTTGAGGACAAGAGCGTCGACACCGTCGTCACGACCTGGACCTTATGCACGATCCCCGGAGCTGCGACGGCGTTGGCGGAGATGCGCCGGGTGTTGAGGCCCCAGGGCAAGCTGCTGTTCGTCGAGCACGGGCTCTCGCCTGATCGGGGCGTGCGCTGGTGGCAGGATAGCCTCACGCCGGTTTGGCGTCGCATCAGTGGTGGCTGTCACCTCAACCGACCGATCCAATCATTGATAGAAGACGCAGGCTTTCGGATCGATCGGATCGAGACGGGCTATATGCGAGGGCCGAAGCCACTGACGTTCATGTACGAAGGCAGCGCAAGGCCTAATTAG
- a CDS encoding GNAT family N-acetyltransferase, whose product MIRLEPPLRLAGEADARALADLVNFAGEGLPLYIWEGLAKEGQDPWEIGRSRQLQKVREDQIVVVDFGDGAVASLTGYPIGSEPEPIADDFPALFRPLQELENKALESWYVNVLACYPEYRGQGLGSRLLDVAERLAQDESLRRMSVIVASNNTGARRLYERHGYQEAATLPCVKEGWETDTEHWVLLMKSLRPANDC is encoded by the coding sequence ATGATCCGGCTTGAGCCACCCCTACGCCTCGCAGGCGAAGCAGATGCAAGGGCGCTGGCCGATCTCGTCAACTTTGCTGGCGAGGGTTTGCCCTTGTACATTTGGGAGGGACTTGCAAAGGAGGGACAGGATCCTTGGGAGATCGGTCGCTCCCGGCAACTACAAAAGGTGCGCGAGGACCAGATCGTCGTTGTGGACTTTGGAGACGGTGCGGTAGCAAGTCTGACCGGCTACCCGATCGGCTCCGAGCCCGAGCCAATTGCCGATGACTTCCCCGCCCTGTTCCGGCCGCTTCAAGAACTGGAGAACAAGGCACTCGAAAGCTGGTACGTCAATGTGCTGGCCTGCTACCCCGAGTACCGCGGGCAAGGGCTTGGTTCACGGCTGCTCGATGTTGCAGAACGATTAGCGCAGGATGAGTCGCTTCGCCGGATGAGTGTCATCGTCGCCAGCAACAATACAGGTGCAAGACGACTGTACGAGCGGCATGGCTACCAAGAAGCTGCAACACTCCCCTGTGTGAAAGAAGGCTGGGAGACCGATACGGAGCACTGGGTGCTTCTGATGAAATCGCTCCGCCCAGCGAATGATTGTTAA
- a CDS encoding NIPSNAP family protein, producing the protein MNSHTVYELRRYRLRPGGREALIALFDSEFVEPQEELGMRIEGEFRDLDDPDAFVWVRSFKDMESRTEALSSFYSGPIWKKYGPAANETMLNSDNVLLLRSAGDVRPFSHNLQRKQEMTRPQPDGLILVNICSLAPGTEDEFTKFFSENALPILLDAGARIEAVFVTERSVNGFPRLPVREGETVFVWFECHKDVESAARHQEQLLQHVGWSDEVYPRMDGHCWRRIEATCLTPTSRSLCAW; encoded by the coding sequence ATGAACTCGCACACTGTGTATGAACTCCGCCGCTATCGGCTGCGCCCGGGAGGCAGGGAGGCATTGATCGCCCTGTTTGACAGTGAATTCGTAGAGCCGCAGGAAGAACTGGGCATGCGCATCGAGGGCGAGTTCCGCGACCTGGACGATCCCGATGCCTTCGTCTGGGTACGCTCTTTCAAGGATATGGAATCACGAACGGAAGCGCTTAGTTCTTTCTACTCGGGTCCGATCTGGAAGAAATATGGTCCGGCGGCCAACGAGACGATGCTCAATTCAGATAATGTGCTGCTCCTGCGGTCGGCAGGCGACGTGCGACCGTTCTCACACAACCTACAACGGAAACAGGAGATGACGCGGCCCCAACCAGACGGCCTCATTCTCGTGAATATCTGCTCGCTGGCGCCCGGGACGGAGGACGAATTCACAAAGTTCTTCAGTGAAAATGCACTGCCAATATTGCTGGATGCAGGCGCCCGTATAGAAGCTGTATTTGTCACGGAGCGAAGCGTAAACGGCTTTCCGAGGCTCCCGGTTCGTGAGGGGGAGACGGTGTTTGTCTGGTTCGAGTGCCATAAGGACGTGGAAAGTGCAGCCCGCCATCAAGAGCAGTTGCTACAGCACGTCGGTTGGTCGGACGAAGTCTATCCACGGATGGACGGCCACTGTTGGCGGAGAATCGAAGCGACATGCCTAACACCGACGTCGCGGTCGCTTTGCGCCTGGTGA
- a CDS encoding VOC family protein: protein MSRKENDRRIDYVEFNVADIAASKAFYGSAFGWTFTDYGPEYCEFADGRLTGGFTTLGPVRSGGPLVIIYADRIEEAQAGVEAAGGKIVKPIYAFPGGRRFHFTDPDGYELAVWSEQ from the coding sequence ATGAGCCGCAAAGAGAACGACCGCCGCATCGATTACGTCGAATTCAACGTCGCGGATATCGCCGCCAGCAAGGCCTTCTATGGCAGCGCCTTCGGCTGGACCTTCACCGATTACGGGCCGGAATATTGCGAGTTTGCCGATGGTCGGCTGACGGGCGGCTTCACCACGCTCGGACCGGTGCGAAGCGGCGGACCACTCGTCATCATCTATGCCGACCGGATCGAGGAAGCGCAGGCCGGCGTCGAGGCGGCCGGCGGCAAGATCGTCAAGCCGATCTACGCCTTTCCCGGCGGACGGCGTTTCCATTTCACCGACCCGGACGGCTATGAACTGGCGGTCTGGTCGGAGCAATAG
- a CDS encoding TetR/AcrR family transcriptional regulator, whose amino-acid sequence MCEFMETPNRSIILFYRRTIDLFCQGRIVVENLKRAPMIENKRTNDPKGVRRRIIDAAYDAFVTQGYLATGMLELRAKASVSGGAMAYHFPAKRDLGLAVIRSRVAEAVRKTWIDPLHGCADAPSAIDRIFGNIIGELARKGSVRGCPLNNMSMEVAQHDDEMRDALGGVFAIWHEALSAKFQSDIDSNRVVGIDPGSLATLVVAAYSGAMAIAKASQDVRPLVDCRAELAALMTSKYFPRAPAS is encoded by the coding sequence GTGTGCGAGTTCATGGAAACTCCTAACAGGTCAATCATCCTGTTCTACAGGAGGACGATTGACCTGTTTTGTCAAGGGCGTATTGTAGTCGAAAATCTCAAAAGGGCTCCGATGATCGAAAACAAGAGAACCAATGACCCCAAGGGCGTGCGTCGCCGGATTATCGACGCAGCCTATGATGCCTTTGTGACCCAGGGATACCTGGCAACGGGAATGCTAGAGCTCCGGGCCAAGGCCTCCGTGTCCGGCGGTGCTATGGCATATCATTTCCCGGCAAAGCGGGATCTCGGGCTCGCGGTCATCCGCAGCCGTGTAGCCGAAGCCGTACGAAAGACATGGATAGACCCGCTTCATGGGTGTGCAGACGCACCAAGCGCCATAGATCGCATTTTTGGAAACATCATCGGAGAATTGGCACGCAAAGGCTCGGTTCGCGGCTGCCCCCTCAACAACATGAGCATGGAGGTCGCCCAGCACGATGATGAGATGCGCGATGCGCTCGGTGGTGTTTTCGCCATTTGGCATGAGGCGCTGTCGGCAAAGTTTCAGTCGGACATCGACTCAAACCGGGTTGTCGGCATAGACCCTGGCAGCCTTGCCACGCTGGTAGTCGCCGCCTATTCCGGAGCCATGGCGATAGCAAAAGCCAGCCAGGATGTTCGCCCGCTCGTCGACTGCCGTGCGGAACTCGCGGCGCTTATGACATCGAAATATTTCCCGAGGGCTCCGGCCAGCTGA
- a CDS encoding GlxA family transcriptional regulator, whose translation MQHHTVATRSEPFHVSLVAIPEAVVSTLSGIFDVMNAFAMMPLSEIVCLQAPPFHVEIVGLKPGLLELASRIPVMVQRSVDELSETDIIIVPSILLGPEGWQKDLHPELVDWLRTMHSRGALLCSACSGIFLLAETGLFDGEEATVHFGYAGAFARAFPEVSIRPERVLVVSGKSEELITSGASMTWHDLVLYLIARHAGATSAQSVARSFALQWHQDGLAPYIVFEGRKEHGDQAIQTAQDWVAKHFSVANPVEEMIRRTGLAERTFKRRFTNATGFSPIAYVQRLRVEDAKRRLERTEDTVDEISWRAGYEEPAFFRRLFKRVTGLSPGSYRRRFKIPDYARPGSQAERPGKP comes from the coding sequence ATGCAGCACCATACCGTTGCGACCAGATCCGAGCCGTTCCACGTGAGCCTCGTCGCCATTCCGGAGGCCGTCGTATCGACGCTCTCCGGCATCTTCGACGTGATGAACGCCTTTGCCATGATGCCGTTGTCGGAGATCGTATGTTTGCAGGCACCGCCGTTTCACGTCGAGATCGTTGGGCTCAAACCCGGCCTGCTGGAACTAGCCAGCCGCATCCCGGTTATGGTGCAGCGCAGCGTCGATGAACTCAGTGAAACCGATATCATCATCGTCCCATCGATCCTGCTTGGCCCGGAGGGCTGGCAGAAGGATCTGCATCCAGAACTGGTCGATTGGCTTCGCACGATGCATAGCCGTGGCGCACTCCTGTGCTCCGCCTGCTCAGGCATTTTCCTGCTCGCCGAAACCGGGCTCTTCGATGGCGAGGAAGCGACGGTGCATTTCGGTTATGCGGGAGCCTTTGCCCGCGCCTTTCCGGAGGTGTCGATCCGCCCGGAGCGCGTGCTGGTCGTCTCCGGTAAGAGCGAGGAACTGATCACTTCCGGCGCTTCCATGACGTGGCACGATCTGGTGCTGTACCTGATAGCCCGCCATGCCGGCGCGACCTCGGCACAGAGCGTCGCACGATCCTTCGCCCTCCAATGGCATCAGGACGGGCTCGCACCCTACATCGTATTCGAGGGGCGCAAGGAACACGGCGATCAGGCGATTCAGACGGCCCAAGACTGGGTTGCCAAACACTTCTCTGTGGCCAATCCCGTGGAAGAGATGATCCGGCGCACTGGTCTTGCCGAACGCACCTTCAAACGTCGGTTCACAAACGCCACGGGCTTTAGCCCGATCGCCTATGTGCAGCGCCTGCGAGTAGAAGACGCCAAGCGTCGTCTTGAGCGGACAGAAGACACGGTAGACGAAATCAGCTGGCGGGCCGGCTACGAGGAGCCTGCCTTCTTCCGTCGCCTCTTCAAACGCGTCACCGGCCTGTCGCCCGGGAGCTATCGGCGACGCTTCAAGATTCCCGACTATGCTCGTCCTGGTTCCCAAGCCGAACGTCCGGGAAAACCTTGA
- a CDS encoding CcoQ/FixQ family Cbb3-type cytochrome c oxidase assembly chaperone: protein METYTAMRHFADSWGLLAMTVFFLGVVLFVFRPGAKKAARQAAIIPLKED, encoded by the coding sequence ATGGAAACCTACACGGCTATGCGCCATTTCGCCGATAGCTGGGGACTGCTCGCCATGACGGTCTTCTTCCTCGGCGTCGTCCTTTTCGTTTTTCGGCCGGGCGCCAAGAAGGCCGCCCGACAGGCCGCCATTATCCCGCTGAAGGAGGACTGA
- a CDS encoding FixH family protein, which produces MSKIRTDRPHVFTGWHMVAVMALFFGTVISINLVMAWNASRSWSGLVVENTYVASQQFNGKVAETRAFAESGIKGQLVPGRGSIRYTLTRKGEPERRADRIVAILKRPVEEHEDLNIEFKRTGEGMFVAALALKPGQWIADLTAMAGDEVVYRQAIRFIAPGDAQ; this is translated from the coding sequence ATGAGCAAGATACGTACCGACCGTCCGCACGTGTTCACCGGTTGGCACATGGTCGCGGTGATGGCCCTGTTCTTCGGCACGGTTATCTCGATCAATCTGGTGATGGCCTGGAACGCCAGCCGCAGCTGGAGCGGTCTTGTGGTGGAGAACACCTATGTCGCCAGCCAGCAGTTCAACGGCAAGGTGGCGGAGACACGCGCCTTTGCCGAAAGCGGGATCAAGGGGCAATTGGTACCGGGACGCGGCTCCATCCGCTACACGCTCACCCGCAAAGGCGAGCCGGAGCGGAGAGCGGACAGGATCGTCGCGATCCTGAAACGCCCGGTCGAGGAGCACGAGGATCTTAACATTGAGTTCAAGCGCACGGGCGAGGGCATGTTCGTCGCCGCGCTGGCGCTCAAGCCCGGACAATGGATTGCCGATCTGACGGCGATGGCCGGAGACGAGGTCGTCTACCGGCAGGCCATTCGCTTCATCGCGCCGGGAGACGCCCAATGA